In Zingiber officinale cultivar Zhangliang chromosome 9B, Zo_v1.1, whole genome shotgun sequence, the genomic window aatatgtggccggccattgcttggtcaccaagcaatgaaccggccccttcttggacaccaagatagacttttctttggatggacttgagtctttattgaggctacaacagggacctagaggagaaattgattttggccttccaatgagcttgagtatcccgtgttcgccccgaacacacaactcaagttcatcgataataactcattccactagagagttattaccgcactaccgcaccaatcccaaattatattatgggctccttcttatcatgagtgtattagtctccctgtgtttaagattacgaatgtccactaattaagtgagttactgacaactcatttaattaatatctagctacaagagtagtaccactcaactttattgtcatgttggactaggtccacctgcagggtttaacatgacaatccttatgagctcctcttgggaacattctcaacctagataactaggacacagattccttctataatcaacaacacatactataagtaatatcatttcccaacttattgggcatattgatttatcgagctaaacctcaccctttgataagtcaaagaaataaatattaaatatacatgcttgttattatattaggattaagagcacacacttctataataactaaggtctagttcttttactaagtcagtacaaaaagaacttacctaaatgatcctactcaatacacttaaagtgtatcagtgtaatttattagtcaagataaactaatatttaattacactacgtctattctgatagtttgttcatttccatcttagtcgtgagcaactgtttataatttatagagaaccgataacatgatcttctaagtgtgactccacactccatgttatctactatataaattaattgaacaattacatttaacaaataaatgtaaacatttgaccaatgtgattctttatttcaaaataaatgtgtacaaaagctaaacttttaagtatacactccaacagaggcAAACTCTATTTTCAGCATTGTGTTGACTTAAGAATCGGAGGGGTAAAGTCAACATCGCCGGCCCTACTAATTTGTGTTGATATCTTAGATCAGAGGTTTGCTTAGCTGTAGCGGATTACTATTGGAGGCCAGTTCAGGTGCATAATGAAAGGAGCTCTACCAATGTGAACTCAACTTAAGTGGTGCGACAGAGCAGGAGatccaaaaacacaaagaaggagaTTCTAACCGTATCATTTTGGTGTCACCTGTGGGAACATGAGTGAAAGGCTTTGAGGAACTCAAAGACTGAGAGTTCTAAAGTAAAGACATTGGCTAGTTCTAATGGCCTCTACACCCATACGCTCAAATGATCGTCTGTAGCACTGTACAAAGCATACCTAAGTTAGCATAAAGTACACTTGCATCAATTGTGACATCATGGAAAAAGTAGTAGGCAACAATCTTGACTGTGACCCAACTACATTTACCATTGGTGGAGTGATCGTCTGTTGTTTGGGAAAAACCCTTTTGGATATATTCCTAGAAAGACTCAAGTTTTCACGGCTTAGAAAGTCCGTGGTTTGGGAACAATCACTTTGGATACATCTCTAAAGAAACTCAAGTCTTCATAGATTAGGAAGTCTCGAGTCTTCACGGATTTTGTCTATGGTTTGAAAATAACCCCTTTGAGTACATCCTTGAAAAATTGAAGTGTTGCAGCTTGTGAATAACCCCTTTGGGTACATCTTCGAGAAACTCAAGTCTTCACGGCTTAGAAAGTATACGATTTGAGAACAGCCCCTTTAAGTACATCCTCAGAAATTGAAGTGTTATAACTTGAGAACTTTGGGTATATCCCCAGACAACCTTCATAACTTGAGAAATACATGGTTTGGGAATAGCTTCTTTAAGTATATTCTCGAACAACCCTCGGGACTTGATAGGTACACGCTTGGGAACAACCACAGAAAGACCACACAAATTTGTAACCTTGTCACTATTAGCAAGTGGAGGTATTGACCCATGTTATATTTGCTTGGTCACATCTGTAGTCATGCCTCATTAGTCATTCTTTCTTTTTTAACCTAATTGGCGGCGAGCATGTGATGCGTCTAGCAATCTCCGCCCGGGTATACATATTGGGACGGGTCAAAGCGTGCTTACCGGAGACATGATTAGACAGGAAGTGCATAGCTCGGGAACATCCCTAAAATGACCTAATAGCGAGATTGCTCGAGTGAAATAGTGACAATCCACTCGTCCTATTCAAATAGCATGGGAGCATCCCTAACTTGCGAACACAGCCAACACACCGTCAAAGATGCAAGAACACCCTTGGTCAAGGATATCTCCCCTTGACTCTTGCCTCTCTTTTTACTTCATCATTCATGTTAATGTCTCTCTAATTAGCAATCTAGCAGGTAGTATTACTATCTAGGTTGCAAGAACATTCCTACCTATGGAAGTCTCTCCTAGACTCCTACTATCTTCAACTACGAGAACTTCCCTTTTCGTGAAAGTCTCCCCTAGATTTAGATTAtcctaggctataacaaccttcTACCCCATGGAAGTCTTCCGTGGACTCTAACTATCCTAGGCTGTGAGAACGTTCTTGTTTGTGGAAGTCTCCCCTAGACTCCGAGTATCCTAGACTGCGAGAACCTTTCTGTCTGTGGAAGTTTTTTTCTTGATTCTAACTATCCTAGGCTGTGAGAATCTCTTTTTCCATGGAAATTTTCCCTGGATTCATGACTATCCTAGGATACGAGAACCTCCCTACCCGTGAACATCTCCCCTAGACTTAGACTCCTTCGATTATTCTTCTTGATCATTCTCACTAATGTCTCTCTAGCTAATGGTATCTCAGGTGGCACTGTTACCCTGACCATGGATGTCTCCTTGGGATTCCAATCCTTTCAATCATTTGACTTGATCATTCCCACTATTTGTACTTAGATCAAGGTGCTAATAAAGAGTCGTGGAAGCAGAAGGAAGTGATGTGTGTCAGGTGATAGGTGATGGCCGGTGAGGGCCAAAAGTCAACCTAGTAGATCTCCTGTGCAAGCCCATTCCCTGACACAGTAGTAAGTGATCATTCCTTTGACACATGGCAGGAAGTGTTAGGCACGTGCTTCTCCCCTCACCACCTAATCAATACACATGGAGCTAAGGGGTAGTTGACGTGGAGGCTTGATTTAGGGTTATATAAGCAAATGAGTGTTGGATGAAGAAGGAGACTCTTGAAACTGAATTCAAATTCTTTAAGTTAAAGCAGTGGTTGACCAGCTTAAGCACTATTTAtcatgatcttcttcttcatttccccTTACCCTGTCACAACTCTTCCCTAGTAGAAGACACTTATTCTCACAACTTGCCAAAGTCATTCCCCTGGATGACATCTCTCTTTCTAACTCAAGCCCATCTCTTAGAGGAGCATTCTTATTTTCAGAATTGTGATGACTTAAGCATCAGAAGGGTAAAGTTATCACCGCCAGCCCCTGCTGATTTATGTTAATATCTTAGATTGGAGTCTTGTTCAATTGCGACAGACTGTTGGAGGCCAACTTGGGTGTAAAACAGAAGGAGTTGTACCAGTGTGAACCTAACTTAAGTGGTGCAGCAGAACAGGAGGTCTACGCAGAGAGGGAGATTTTGACTGCATCATATTTGGGCTGATCTCAATCAATCTTTATCCAGAAACAAGTTTCCCTAACCCAACCAAAATTATCATCGTACATTTGAGGAGGTTTGGATCATTTCATAGCAAAGGTAGATTAGGAACCCTAAATGAGCTAAagtgagttaaacttgaatccaaATTCTTTAAGTTAAAGCAGTGGTTGACCAACTTAAGCACTGTTTAtcatgatcttcttcttcattttcccCTTACCCTGTAACAACTCTTCCCTAGTAGAAGACACTTATTCTCGCATCTTGCCAAAGTCATTCCCCTGGATGACATCTCTCTTTCTAACTCAAGCCCATCTCTTAGAGGAGCATTTTTATTTTCAACATTGTGATGACTTAAGCATCAGAGGGGTAAAGTTGGCATCGCCAGTCCTTGTTGTTTTTATGTTGATATCTTAGATTGGAGGCTTGTTCAGTTGCGACAAACTGCTGGAGGCCAGCTTGGGTGCAAAACAGAAGGAGTTGTACTAGTGTGAACCCAACTTAACTAGTGCAGCAGAGCAGGAGGTCTACACAGAAAGGGAGATTTTGACTGCATCATATTCGAGCTGATCTCAATCAATCTTTAACTAGAAACAAGTTTCCCTAACCACACCAAAATTATCGTCATACATTTGAGGAGGTTTGGATCATTTCATAGCAAGGTAGATTAGGAACTCTAAATGAGCTAAAGTGAGTTGTTAAACTTGAATTCAAATTCTTTAAGTTAAAGCAGTGGTTGACTAACTTAAGTACTGTTTATCataatcttcttcttcattttcccCTTACCCTATCACAACTCTTCCCCAATAGAAGACACTTATTCCCACAGCATTCCCAAGTCATTCCCCTTGACGACATCTCTCTTTCTGACTCAAGCCCATCTCTTAGAGGAACATTCTTATTTTCAGCATTGTGATGACTTAAGCATCAGAGGGGTAAATTTGGCACCGTCAACCCCTGCTGATTTACGTTGATATCTTAGATTAGAGGCTTGTTCAGTTGTGACAAACTATTGGAGGCTAGCTCGAATGCAAAACGGAAGGAATTGTACCAGTGTGAACCTAACTTAAGTGGTGCGACAGAGTATGAGGTCTAGGCAGAGAGGGAGATTTTGACTGCATCACATTCAGGCTGATCTCGATTAATCTTTATCTAGAGACAAGTTTCCCTAACCAAACCAAAATTATCATCGTACATTTGAGGAGGTTTGGATCATTTCATAGCAGAGGTAGATTAGGAACCCTAAATGAGCTAAAGTGAGTTAAACTTCATTTTTTTTGTGTTTAAGTTTGTCAATTTGTATGGATCAAAGTGGATGGACGGATCATTACAAGAACTTGGATCAATTCATCTCCTCAGGACGGTGCAGTGGTTGAGGCATGAAGTATTGTCACATGAGATCTTGGAGTCGAAACTTGGCACGTTCGAATGTCTTCCCCCATGCCTTAGGGACTTGTATTAATGATTAATAGTCACTTGTAATTTATCTTATTCGTATTAGTTTAGGGATGGATTAGTGGGGCAGTGGAGGCGAgcaaatcaccttttgccacaagaACTTGGATCAATTCAACAAGTTTccaatattagaaatattcttaaAAGATGAAGAAACTTATATTGAAGATCGCAGATAACTAGTTCCAATTAAATATTTGCTAAACGACTAGCGTGCCGTTGCCAAAAATCTTGCACTAGAAAAGGGGACAAAAAAAAATAACGAATTCCTATTACTATATCTAGCCAAACAATAGAAGCGTTAATTTTCTTCCAACACACTGCTCATTTGCTAACAGCAATAACTACTCTGCACTATCTAGTTAATTTGCTACGTACGTTTGATGACTTGCTAGCAAACTGATCAGGAGAAGAACTGATAGTCCTTGGCACTCAATATGATCGTCCTCATCCCTCCAACAGATGCCAAAACCATCAGCAGCGCTCCCAGTATAATGCAGATCTGGAAATATCATTAAGATAATAATAAGTTATTAATTGTCTGCGCATGTTCAAGTACACATCACAGATATCCTCCATCCTGAAATAAGGTAACTCACCCAGTTAGTCAGCCAAGATAAGCCGAATCTCTTTGGCTTGTAGACTGATAGCCACATGATGCAGGGAAGCTGTGAATGTTTAGGCAGGTATATATGTCAAAGGCAGTGGTCGGAGCACATATTAATGCAAAGTAGGTGCTACGAGATGCGTGGCTTACAAAGTAACTTGCTGGGGCAAACGCAAAGCCCCCAAGGAATCCGAGTAACCCTCCAAAGAAGGGAACGGCTATCCCGACCATCATTGTAAACGCTGCAAACAGAATCAAATGAGCACAAAAAAATATTCGGCGCATTAAATAGGAAAAAAGGGCGCTTACCGACGTAAAGGGACCTAGCAACGAAGCGAAGCATGAAACTAGGTCGAAGGTGACATTTTAATACAAGAACTGTCTCCAACATGTCAAATACAGGCATGGCAAAGACCTGCATGAATTAATTAGGCAGAAACTAGCTAACTATGGTTTCTTTGGCTTCTTAACCTGTCGAGGAGTAAAATTGCATCAATATTTACCTGGTAGCTTCCAATAACATGGACCACAACAAACATGTTAGCGGCTGCAATCAACAACCTAGGCCTATCGAGGGTGATCAGAATGTTGTCGTCCACGGCATTGCCGAAGTTCCAGTAGCCAACGATAGCAATTGGAAAGTAGCAGAGCGCGACGACAAGATACGCGACCATGACTCCCTTCCACATTGGCTTCTTCGACGGCTTCTCTGGACTAGAAGGAATCGTTGCCTGGATCTCCAGCACCACGCTGTGCCCTGCGTACGCAAAGGACATTTCTCCCAAAGCGCTCGCGAAGTTGAAGAAGAATCCGGCTGGAGTTGAAGCCCTGTAGCTGTAGTCTACGTTCTGTGGTCGCCCTTTCTCCATGGTTGCGACCCAGCCAATGGTCGAGTAACTGATTAAGTGAGAACATTAGCCAACGTTGAAACTTGAACATACTGCTCGAGACAGTTCCATACCTAAGGGACATGACGGCGGCGGCCAAGGAGACCCCTGAAATGGAGTTGAAGTTTGGGAGCTGGGAGAGAAGAAACTGAATGACTGCAAAGACGATGATGAAGTAGGAAAGTCTGATGTTTTTGGAATCGGGGCAGACTAGATCGTAGAACTTCTTTAAGGATTTGCCACCGGTGACCATGTACACGATGTCAGTGCCGACCTCTACGATCAGCTGCATTGGAACGACGATCCAAAGCCCGAGCTTTTCGCCGAACACGTGCTGTCCGAGCTCATGGTATCGATCGAATCGCACGCCGGGAACCATCTCGTGCATCTCAACCATTTGCCACAGCGTGTAGAGGGTGATGATCCATGAGAGGACAAGTATGGCCACACCAGGACCCCTGAGTTAATCAAATTACATACtagaaaattaattagatatataAAATGGAACTGATAAATTAATCTGCATCGATCAAACTAAGTAAAACCAAATACATATGCGTACCATCCAAGTTCTGCCATGGCGTAGGGCAAGCTGAGGACGCCAGCGCCAACCATGGCAGTTACATTGTGGAAGGCTGAGTACCACCACTTGGCTTTCCTCGACGAGGTGATAGGCAGCCAGTTGTCGATCGATTTCTGCTTCTTCATTTGGGAAGATGACTCCACATGCTCCACATGCTCCGCCATTTAATTAAAACAAGCCAAgtcaaataatattgatattataTTGTTGATAGAAGAAAAGAGGAGAACTGAACAAATAACACATAGTCCCAATTGCTCATATCCTTATATACATGTATCGCAGATAACTTTGCTAAATTAGCTGCGAGAAGATGtggaatgagaaagaaaaatgttgaacgATTCTTTCGGTAAATTAAATTTAAGAGTTAtccaaataatatatatttaagattttaataaaatttctactAATACCAGTAGTTATCCACATGAtgagattttaatttcctttttcctaTACTGATAACTCATAGCTATCCATGTCGAATAAAATTAAACTACATAATTTAAATACTGAAAATAGAGAATTAGCTCTGAACctaatttgataaaattaaattaattaaattaaataaattaaatcgaTCGAATTTAAAATTTCAGTTAggttaatttagtttttattttttaaaaaatttaattcggtTTTTGATTAATTTGGTTGGATTTCgattttaaattttgtaattcattAAATCGAATCAaataagaattttaatttaaattttatttaaaaatataattaatcaaataaaatttcttatttattttaaattaaaaccgaataaagttttaaaatttcaataattCGGTTGAAATTCGAAGTAATCAATATTTTATCGGTTCGGTCAGTTAgattttcatagaaaaatttgattaatttaattgattaaaaaaattggaTTTAATTCGAACATCGGCCTTATTAGACATGGCAACTTTACAAACCACAAATTAAGATTTTCCTATGtttattttcatttaaaataaattcatgaaaAAGGTACTTAAAGGTTTGAATGGATGGTTATTTTGCAAGATACAACGGCTAGACCACTTTATTAACCAAACACACTTTGCTTAATTTTATACCATCAACTCTAATAATGGTCAAAACTAGTTTGAGTGCAGATCAGGCTTTAAAATTACACATTATCTAGGCATATTCAAGAAAAAGGCATTCCATCATTatattaacaaaatatttaaaatataattcaatATAAATTAACCTTATCATTACAAACCTTTTAATGTGAATTATTCTGACCTTAGTTAATTTTATCgatttttatttacttttccaaCCATCCAAATGGCATATATTTAAGATTTTAATTTCACTTTTCAGATATAATACCCAGAGTTATCCAAATGATAGatatttaagatttaaatttcactATTCAGTTTActcattttttataaaattaaatcattgaattacatgaaagccctttaaattagaaattgaataATTTCTATTTGTGATCATGATCTCTACACTAGTCGATGTTGTTCAATTAACTAATGGTGGCAATTATCTAAACTTGATTCCATCATATGCCCCTCCTTCAAACCGAATTGAGAAGTATAATCAAATG contains:
- the LOC122025340 gene encoding lysine histidine transporter 2-like, producing MAEHVEHVESSSQMKKQKSIDNWLPITSSRKAKWWYSAFHNVTAMVGAGVLSLPYAMAELGWGPGVAILVLSWIITLYTLWQMVEMHEMVPGVRFDRYHELGQHVFGEKLGLWIVVPMQLIVEVGTDIVYMVTGGKSLKKFYDLVCPDSKNIRLSYFIIVFAVIQFLLSQLPNFNSISGVSLAAAVMSLSYSTIGWVATMEKGRPQNVDYSYRASTPAGFFFNFASALGEMSFAYAGHSVVLEIQATIPSSPEKPSKKPMWKGVMVAYLVVALCYFPIAIVGYWNFGNAVDDNILITLDRPRLLIAAANMFVVVHVIGSYQVFAMPVFDMLETVLVLKCHLRPSFMLRFVARSLYVAFTMMVGIAVPFFGGLLGFLGGFAFAPASYFLPCIMWLSVYKPKRFGLSWLTNWICIILGALLMVLASVGGMRTIILSAKDYQFFS